Proteins encoded together in one Amblyomma americanum isolate KBUSLIRL-KWMA chromosome 1, ASM5285725v1, whole genome shotgun sequence window:
- the LOC144126200 gene encoding uncharacterized protein LOC144126200, whose amino-acid sequence MARREEIADNCSASFECDVSCNVAFPHRGGLLRHHEQVHGFVPGRIRLEFSSLTASDCGASTPGRSTCSEALDSDLEQKPEGTSAVLGQGAAVPYFVEPFSPVTHGWNGMTSVDKSGSAAINVSKLEPDTDFIDSGPPIFEQRESCDHVEIYLNSRRIGYVGFVAGTLADMHLTLLLHMQIGSGCPIIIRKLLHV is encoded by the exons ATGGCGAGGCGGGAG GAAATTGCCGATAATTGTAGTGCTTCGTTTGAATGTGATGTTTCCTGTAATGTTGCGTTTCCCCACCGTGGTGGCCTCTTGCGGCACCACGAACAGGTCCACGGATTTGTGCCGGGGCGCATCAGGCTTGAGTTCTCTTCCTTAACAG CATCTGACTGTGGTGCCAGCACGCCTGGTCGGAGCACCTGTAGTGAGGCCTTGGACAGCGATCTAGAGCAGAAACCAGAG GGAACATCGGCTGTGCTCGGTCAGGGGGCGGCGGTCCCTTACTTCGTCGAGCCATTTTCACCGGTCACACATGGATGGAACGGGATGACCAGCGTCGACAAAAGTGGATCAGCTGCAATCAACGTTTCCAAGCTTGAGCCGGACACTGATTTCATCGACAGTGGGCCACCAATCTTCGAGCAACGGGAGTCATGTGACCACGTGGAAATCTACTTAAACTCGCGGCGCATTGGCTACGTGGGATTTGTAGCCGGCACGCTGGCCGACATGCACCTTACGCTTCTGTTGCACATGCAGATTGGTTCTGGCTGTCCTATTATTATACGTAAACTTTTGCACGTGTAG